In a genomic window of Rhododendron vialii isolate Sample 1 chromosome 12a, ASM3025357v1:
- the LOC131311339 gene encoding DNA repair RAD52-like protein 2, chloroplastic, translating to MAVHSGSFLPNPRILPAKSGFPSLHFCRNRWTSTTNLTGTGTTSASISISGSRRNSAGGAWVRVSALDRSNSGSSNYVVPLDASSCITRPLAEILRDLNKRIPDNIIINTNTTFIPWYHANRMLSFYAPGWCGEVRDVIFSDNGSVTVVYRVTIRGSDGEAHRESSGTVSSGSSLDPVAAAEEIAFCRACARFGLGLYLYHDE from the exons ATGGCAGTTCACAGCGGCAGTTTCCTCCCCAACCCACGGATTCTACCAGCCAAATCTGGGTTTCCGTCGCTCCATTTCTGTAGAAACAGGTGGACTAGTACTACTAATCTCACCGGTACAGGTACTACTAGTGCTAGTATTTCTATATCAGGTAGCAGAAGAAATTCAGCAGGAGGAGCATGGGTTCGAGTGTCCGCTTTGGACCGTAGCAACAGCGGCAGCAGCAATTACGTGGTCCCACTCGACGCCTCCTCCTGTATCACTCGCCCTCTCGCCGAGATCCTCCGAGACCTCAACAAGAGGATACCCGATAACATCATTATCAACACCAACACTACCTTCATCCCCTG GTATCACGCCAACCGTATGTTGAGCTTCTACGCCCCAG gttGGTGTGGGGAAGTACGTGATGTTATTTTCTCTGACAATGGAAGTGTGACTGTCGTATACCGTGTGACCATAAGAGGTTCTGATGGGGAG GCACACCGCGAATCAAGTGGGACAGTATCGTCTGGCAGCAGTCTAGATCCTGTTGCTGCTGCAGAGGAGATAGCTTTTTGCAGAGCATGTGCTCGGTTTGGCCTTGGCTTGTATCTCTATCATGATGAATAG